GTTTCCCACAAGCATGATGGGGATCGCCTCAACGTTGCCTTTAATGGCCAGAAcctgcagaggaggagaaagaaaagaagtagTGAGGTTGTTTAGCTCTGGCTAGTCAGTGCTCATTACAaattagctagctagctattgCTTGCAAAGCGAAAACATGCCAAAATATGAAATACAGGACTATACGTGTATAGACATTAAAACAGTGCTTTGAGTTCACAAATGACCTGAAAAAATCCATATTTCAATCTTTAAAACTCAGGCAAGTCAGAGCTGGTGGAGCAGAAATTGATATAAAATGATTATTTCAGGTCAGATGATCCAGAAGAAGAAGCAAGAACAGAACAACAGATGAGCAAATGGGCAGAAGTTTCTAATTCAAATCTTAGACGCTAAAATCTGAGTTTGTTAGGATGACAAGCCTGCACTTTGAATGTTGTAAAATTTAAGCATAACTATTATCTCCttgtattgaaaatgaatgaatgaatgaatggtttatttttcggttacaaaaattacagcaaactaatttttttttcctttcccacCTTTTCTTCTCTTACTCTTTGAGTCTGAGTTGTAGAAACTAGTGGAATCTGGTATATCTTAGACAGCAGTGTCATTTTGGCCATTTATACTCAATATATTTACAGGAGGGATAAATCAGCAGCATGCATATATCACATTAATCACAGGTACAAAATAACTCACCATCATTACACCAATACTGTTGCGATAAAAGTTGACATCTACTAGTGTGCATATCATAGCAGTCATGAGTTTTCAGTGACTCTTAGAACTCCTAACTGcctatgatggaatcattgaaacacatgttgtgttgtgtcgtAGTCAATCAGGATCACGCACAAGAGGTTAAGAGGTCATGCCACTGAGAACATTTAATTCACACAGCTTTCTACGTCATCAAAACTGATCATTTAAGtggctgtatgtatatttttgacccagcagatctTAAATCAGTTCACTTTTCTTATGAAAATTGACGTTTCAATGATTCcttcataaaaaatgaaacattatgAGTCATTTGAAACTCAAGACTACCATGATATATATCTTAATTTATTTCAGACATGCCACAGTATcataaagacaaagaagataaaacaaaacacacaaaatgaaacataaaccaCAACCCAAAATCATGTCTGAAAACGAGTAAGATGAAGTTGAGCTTATTAACTCCTACCCACGACATGTCCACACATCTCATATCTTGCCGTTTCCTGTTTGCATCATACCTTATACTTATATACCCCTGAAGAAACCCCAAGAACACCTttactttttcacattatttttcaattagtctttttgtgtattttcttggaTTTTGTTTCATAGTCGTGCTCATTTTAGGATCATCATCCAGACTGTTCCTTAAATTTACCCCACAAACTGATAGATAAACATCTATTCTTCACAGTGGTACGAGAAATTGACTTTTAAAACTTTAGATTTCCTCTCAATTTGTAGATTCAAATGTTTCATCTGAACAGTTGTAGTATGTTATCAGGGAGTAACGTATTGTTAGCTTTGAACATACCGTTCAGGTGTAACATTATGACCATCTGTCTGATATTCTGTTGGTTCCTTTGAGTGCTGGTAaaactcctctgatccagtggGGCATGAAaccaggacctctggggatgtcctgtgacACTGGGGTGGTGGCAGTGAATTGTGTGGCTCCTATCGGTTGcagtgggacctacctagatcatgCTGATCCTGACACACCCCACAGATGTTCAATAGAATTTGGATATGGGGAGTGTGgacctgggctgcacagtgtcctagtggttagcacttttgccttgcagcaagaagatccccggtttaaatcccggcctgagcctgggatctttctgcatggagtttgcatgttctccctgcgcatatgtgggttttctccaggttctccgacttcctcccacagtagaaaaatatgctgaggttaattgggtAGTCTAAATTGCCCGtcggtgtgaatatgagtgtgattgttcgtctgtatatgtagccctgtgacagattggcgacctgtccagggtgtcccctgccttcgcccgagtcagctgggataggctccagcaccccccgtgaccctagtgaggataaagtggtgtatagagaatggatggatggatggatggagtgtGGACCTGCTTGAcatgcaatgtttaggtgggttttacatgtcaaacatccacatgaatgtcaggactcaaggtttcccagcagatatttgcattataacaagatgatcaatgttattctcatcacctgtcagtgttcataatgttgtggctggtcGGTGTACTGTATAAATACAAGGTGTTTACATGTAAACTTTTATTCAtgactgtatatatataaatgcatATTGAACTGCATCCTCACTCTTTTTTGTACACACTTGCCTACAATCacttcagcacacacacaaactctccCCACCTGTTGGTAAATGGGTTTGAGCTCCTCCAGGGACTGTTTGCTCGTGATTGAGTAGACCAGGATGAAGGCGTGGCCTTTGGAGATGGACAGACGCTGCATGGCTGGGAACTGGTGGCTTCCCGTTGTGTCTGTGATCTGGAGGGTGCACACGCTCTTGTCGCAGCTGATCACCTGGCGGTAGGTGTCCTCCACCGTGGGGATGTAGGTGTCCCTGAAGGTGCCCTTCACAAAGCGCAGCACCAGGGAGCTCTTCCCGACTCCTCCAGCCCCAAACACCACCACACGATAGTCGTTGCTCTGCTCCGGCATTCTGCCCCCTCAGGCTTAAGACAGTGTTACACCTGAAATATTAAAGATGGGAAGATGCGAGGAAAAGCAGGATTAGAAGATCACTTTAGCAAATGATTTGTCTAATACACAGCACAGGAGCAGCAGAAATAGGAATGGCGGTTGTGGTGATCTGAGGCTAGCGAGTTTCACAGCACTCTATCCATCCTCGTGGTCTGACTAGGAGCCAGAGTACAAATTAGAGAGGATGAATTTGGTGAGGCTCCAAGTGTTTCACCTGACGCAGACATTTCCTTAATCAATACCCTTCGCAGAGTCACAGTTTCTCAGTTTCAACTCCCAAAAAACATTCCAGCTTTTCCTCATTTATCAACCATAGTGACTGCAGCAAACCCTGGAGGAGACAAACAGAGGACTTTACAGTTTAGGAGAATAATCTGGAAGGCCTGCAGAGGGTGGACACAATAACACGTATAACACAATGTAACCCAATAcatcaaacagaaaacagaaacatagaAAATTGAATAGAACTCTCTCGAGCGCAAAGGAACAGAACAAAATGTACATTACATGCCGTCGGACAGTTGCACATGTGCATGATGTTCTGTTCAAACACTGCAGGACACTGTTGACTAAACACAAACTAAGACTGATTCTGGGTGGATGCaagtaaaaactttaaaaaaaaaacggttgTGGAAATAAggttttcctgtcattttcatttatgtGAATGATAAGAATAACAAATGTGCTAATTTTGCAAAGCAGGGCAAACACTGGAGTGAAATTcactccaaaatgtgacaaattaatgttaatgttgcttcttatctgctggatgtgtaaatagGCGACTAAAAGCTGAAGATACATTTACAGCTTGTTGACCCAAGTGGCCAAAAATTCAATAATGGAAGGTTTAAAGTATCTAATTAGGAAGAAATACCGCCTGATTTAAGATATGTCTTCAGGAAATACAGGGATTTAAAACACAGCGTGTATTTTGCAGTGTATCTAACCCACAGTTAAACAAATGCAAACTACTCAATCCAGGTTATTAAGATgttaataaatacattattaaatgaaaaGAATGAGCACAAAAGATTCCACAGCCAGTTAGCAGTCAGCAGCTCCTCAGTGAAGGCCTCAACAAATCTTCACAGTCAGTATCAGCTACTGCAGCTCATGCATATTCATCCAAACAGCATCCTCACACATAATCTATCGCCATCTTTCTAAGTGCTCGAGCTCGTCTGCCGAGGGTCTGCTCATGATTACACATTGTACCTGCTGCATTATTTATCCGATGTGCTTCTAAACTCACTTTAAGGTCCCATAATAAGATACGGCTTCAGATGCGATCGCGCTGCTCTCTGAGCTCCGGCCGTAATGAAACAGTAAATTGACATCAATACTATATGGAATGAGTGGATTTCTGTCATGCTTGCTCTGCAGGAACCCACTATTGATGGCGAGCCACCTGTAATTGCATTGCCGGGTTCGAGATAATATCAGTCAAGGGGTGCAAAATAAATGAGGAGAGCCCCTTGAGTTTTTATAGTCGGTCTCCAGCGGTAAGTACGGATCACATAAGACTTTTATATTTGTGCCGAACACGCAATGCACAGTTAATTTAGAGGTGCATCTTCTGCTCGTATGCCTGCAGACTGTTAACTGTCTCACTGGTCCAGAAAAATCTTGTTTAATGGCTCTTTGATGCCTTCAGGTGATGATAAACTCTGCATTTTTTGGAGTTTTGAAGATGCTTAACCTCTCAGAACTTCAAACCTATCAAAGTATTCTTCTTTTAGATCCTGACGGGCTGTTTTCATTTAAGTCTGCAGCAGTAGAAAGCTGTGCAGTCAGGTACATGATGGTTGCAGCATCGTGGCAAGgccaaactttttaaaatgtcaaaactgccaaaaaaaacaatgtcGTCTGCACCGCCTCAAACTCTTGGCTTTAATGAGGCCTTCAGTCACACTGAAGAATTGTGGTCGGAGCTGCCAGAGCTGCACAGTGATTTCTGCTTAGGCCTGCTGTATGTCAGagagcaacaaacacacacccacgcaCACAAATCAGGCAGAAATATAGTTGAGGAAGccaaattacaacattttctgACCTTCTTGGAGATGATTAAGCTTCTAAAAGGAGATTTATTGTTCCAGCTTGGACATCATCTGCAACGGTCGTGACAATGTTGCACCCTTTAAAACTGCTATAATCAATAGTTTTCATATTGACTGTGGCTCAAATGACTAAGTGTACGTGGAAGGTGTTGTTTGTAGCGACAAACTCGCAGAGAATGATTATGCAGCTCTGCAGTCCACTCAGCTCCACAGAGCCTTTCCTTCAACTCATTGTTCTGGCTTCACAATGCACAGAACTGCTGTTGTGGTTTAATCTCGCTGCTCTAAATCGTGTCTTCTTTGAAAGCAGCAGACAAACAATATCAGTACCTATAGCTGGTCAACgcagtggagcatttagcagttAAACAGCCTAATATTTCCCTTAGGAGCTGACGCAGACCAAAACAAAAAGGACAgagtatttttgttttggttccCCTAAACACGACTCCGAATGAATGCTAACGCTGCTTTGTATCTGCTGAATTGGTAATTAGGCGACTGTTTGCTGACACACTTGCTATAAATACCTACTTTTCATGTTGTTGGTATGTCGGTGTTTTGTTCCCGGCTTTGTGCGCTTCCTCTGAGGGGCTAATAATAGATCAGACTGTAAACAAGCCGACAGTTTATCCAGGTGATCTCCAACACGTGCAAGTGAATCAGAAGCATCAAGTAAGGACATCAATCATTGAAAAGATGCTTTAAAGTTCAACCGGGAAGTAGTCTTTAAAGTTTGATATGAAGATTGCAACAGACAGTTTGGCTTGTGATTATACAATTTGTCttccaaataatttttttggCGAAACTGTGGATATCTTATCCTGTCTTGCTTATTTTTAGCGGTGTAGCTGTGTTTTCCCAGATCTCAGCAACTTCACAAGCACAGTGTTGATATTAGAGGCAGACATGATGGCcaggaaaatgaaaataaaatcagatttttataCTGGTTGAAATTCAGAACTATTACTGGGGAAAAGGTACAATGGTTCTTATGATATTTTGACAGTAATATTATTAGCAGAAACAGAAAGTGCAAATATTGCCAGTATAACCAGGACTATCTTTGGAAAAAATACATTGGTTCTGATGACAAGCTGACAGTTGGATGTAAGGAAAccgcacaaaaaaaaatcagacatatCTAGAATATGGTTCTAGAGGCTGgtgtgattatttcattttaaagctgaTATCTCAGCACATCTGACACTTTGTACCGACACACTCTCatgtatttcttttatttctctctttaaatTCTTTGGCTGGCTCCCTGAGCTTTTCCTTGCTGTTTCTCCAAGTTTGTAcagtttgtcttcattttgttttccaagTAAATATGGATAAACTGCTGATTTCTTGTCCTGTCTTGCTTATTTTTAGCAGTGCAGCAGTGTTTTCTCAGATTTGAGCAGCTTTATGAGCACCGTGTTATTATGAGAGATTGAAAGAATAAGCCAGCACAACACCCAGATTACATtctagttaaaaaaaacagcattataTTAGGAAAAATACAATGGTTCAGAGCATAATCTAACAGATGCAGTCAAATAGTCCTTTAATTTATCTCACATTTATTTTAACTGCTAGCTTTGCTTCTTGCTATTTCACAAAAGATTTATGCAGATCATCTTTATTTTGTCTTCCATATAAACTGGACTAAACTGTGGATTTCTTGTCCTGTCTTATTTTTAGCAGTGTAACTGTGCATTCCCAGATCTCAGCAACTTCACGAGTACAGTGTCATTATAAGAGATAGGAAGCATAGCCACTTTATATTATATAACTCTTCCAGTTAGAACTTTGTTGGAGTGGTTTCAACTATCACACCTGCTTAGTTCTGTTGTATGTTCAAATATTggcaataaatgcataaaattcaCCTCTGACTGGCACCATAGTGCTTGACAGTTTTAAAACCCCTATTGGTGCCAATCACAGGGAAAAACATCAGCATCTTAGggtgaaaaataaaggttttatggTTGGTGGAatatcagaaaagaaaaaaaacattatatttaactgaaattgcacCATTTTCCCCCCAATTTGTATAACTCTATCAAAGTAGGGTTGTGCAGTTGACGACCATATTTACACATCAATACACCTGCAGAATTTGAGGAGTTTAGCTGCTTCATGTCTCACGTTATTGCACTTCAATGATCCATGGAATGGCAAAAAGGTGCAGAAATCAACATGACCACTGCTTTTATAAgaatttttaactcaaaaactacCACCTATAGCACGagatttcacacattttacttACTAACATATgcatgcacagaaaaaaaataatctagcAAATATGAGATAGTCAGTtgggatttattttttcttccaatTTGCCA
This is a stretch of genomic DNA from Acanthochromis polyacanthus isolate Apoly-LR-REF ecotype Palm Island chromosome 1, KAUST_Apoly_ChrSc, whole genome shotgun sequence. It encodes these proteins:
- the diras1b gene encoding GTP-binding protein Di-Ras1b — its product is MPEQSNDYRVVVFGAGGVGKSSLVLRFVKGTFRDTYIPTVEDTYRQVISCDKSVCTLQITDTTGSHQFPAMQRLSISKGHAFILVYSITSKQSLEELKPIYQQVLAIKGNVEAIPIMLVGNKSDETQREVETKDGEAQANQWKCAFMETSAKTNHNVTELFQELLNLDKKRNMSLNIDGKRSGKQSRAERLKGKCSVM